One Thunnus albacares chromosome 12, fThuAlb1.1, whole genome shotgun sequence genomic region harbors:
- the LOC122994247 gene encoding zinc finger and BTB domain-containing protein 14-like, with amino-acid sequence MSDLLRYIDYDHKATFLKMLNQQRMEGEHCDVVVVVENIEFRAHRCVLAACSNYFKKLFKKQSDEDNSIVELDFIRSDIFEEVLNYMYTARLAVRKKDINMMMSSGQILGINFLDNLCTQKRELTNMKTRENQAPGDHGMRAQDAILKELAMEEVRKNSFYDQGMDGMGPGGSHVSQPHNYNTNMSKDPHSHGWGSSSSSDMKLEYLLYGHRDHGSCQSTGAKPMDHNAKKERLLTANRPYGCEHCPKAFTTAAHLKEHLKIHSGFKPHRCVVCGKAFIRGPDLKRHERVHSNERPFACQMCEKAFKHKSHLKDHERQHRGERPFNCGSCDKAFIKASDLKRHWNTMHSGNPRRQMSLSPAASQHGTAEAADQRDWKMETGPHSHNSGDC; translated from the coding sequence ATGTCAGACTTATTGAGATATATCGACTATGACCATAAAGCCACTTTTCTGAAGATGCTCAACCAACAGAGGATGGAAGGTGAGCACTGTGatgtggtggtagtggtggaaAACATTGAGTTCAGGGCTCATCGCTGTGTCCTGGCCGCCTGCAGCAACTACTTCAAAAAGCTCTTCAAGAAGCAAAGCGACGAGGACAACTCCATCGTGGAGTTGGACTTCATCCGCTCCGATATCTTCGAAGAGGTGCTCAATTATATGTACACAGCACGGCTGGCTGTGAGGAAGAAGGACATCaatatgatgatgtcatctggCCAAATCCTGGGCATCAACTTCCTGGATAATCTGTGCACCCAGAAACGCGAGCTGACCAACATGAAGACCCGGGAGAACCAGGCCCCCGGCGACCACGGGATGCGAGCCCAGGACGCCATCCTGAAGGAGCTGGccatggaggaggtgaggaagaaCAGCTTCTATGACCAGGGTATGGATGGTATGGGTCCTGGGGGCTCTCACGTGTCTCAGCCACACAACTACAACACCAACATGAGCAAAGACCCCCACAGCCACGGCTGgggctcctcctcctccagcgaCATGAAGCTGGAGTACCTGCTGTACGGCCACCGCGACCACGGCTCCTGCCAGAGCACAGGTGCGAAGCCCATGGACCACAACGCCAAAAAGGAGCGTCTGCTCACCGCCAACCGCCCCTACGGCTGCGAGCACTGCCCCAAAGCCTTCACCACTGCCGCCCACCTCAAAGAGCACCTGAAGATCCACTCCGGCTTCAAGCCGCACCGCTGCGTGGTGTGCGGAAAGGCCTTCATCAGGGGCCCCGACCTGAAGAGGCACGAGAGGGTCCACAGCAACGAGAGGCCCTTCGCCTGTCAAATGTGTGAAAAGGCCTTCAAGCACAAGTCCCACCTGAAAGACCACGAACGGCAGCACCGGGGCGAGCGGCCATTCAACTGCGGCTCCTGCGACAAAGCCTTCATAAAAGCGTCGGATCTGAAGCGCCACTGGAACACCATGCACAGCGGCAACCCCCGCAGACAGATGTCTCTGTCTCCCGCCGCCTCCCAGCACGGCACGGCAGAGGCCGCCGACCAGAGAGACTGGAAAATGGAGACCGGGCCACACTCGCACAACTCGGGGGACTGTTGA